In Myotis daubentonii chromosome 16, mMyoDau2.1, whole genome shotgun sequence, one DNA window encodes the following:
- the LOC132217851 gene encoding pancreatic polypeptide prohormone-like encodes MHPARGRHPLGPGLACSGLRMAAARRCLSLLFLSMCVALLLQPPLGASGAPLEPVYPGDDATPEQLAQYAAELRRYLNILTRPRYGKRDQEKTPWNLLEWGAPNKVAPR; translated from the exons ATGCATCCAGCCAGAGGTAGGCACCCGCTTGGTCCAGGACTCGCTTGCTCAGGACTCAG GATGGCTGCTGCACGCCGCTGCCTCTCCCTGCTGTTCCTGTCCATGTGTGTGGCTCTGTTGCTGCAGCCGCCGCTGGGTGCCTCTGGGGCCCCGctggagccagtgtacccaggggACGACGCCACACCAGAGCAGTTGGCCCAGTATGCGGCTGAGCTCCGCAGATACCTCAACATCCTGACCAGGCCCAG GTATGGGAAAAGAGACCAAGAAAAAACGCCATGGAACCTCTTGGAGTGGGGAGCCCCCAACAAAGTTGCCCCCAGGTAG